The region caagctcaccgatccctccagatacggctactaagctcactagtcccactcatttgagacctagtgactcactcactaattcctcaccatgggaattagctacagccccgaaggctagactatgcacactaatcatctagtatgcaaacatcaacaacaaacccacaatggttcactcactaattcctcactatgggaattagctacagccccgaaggctatgccatgcatgctaatcatctagcaatgcaacatcaacaataattcaagaataaacatatgctcacactctgagccatacaacagtccattcacacatacatgcataatatatacattcacagcatcatgtacatcattatacatcatcaatctttcatcacataagcatgtcagattatgccaaacaacaaccacaatattagtacatttcaatattgcatatactgctcaaaacagcgagaatttatccctattacaccataggcaacataggccaaccctcaattaggtacaccacgtttaaaaacaataatttttcactctgcaacagtgttaaccggttaacgccctgggttaaccggttaacgcaggcaaaactcactttctggcaaaacgcaacagcgttaaccggttaacgccctgggttaaccggttaacgcaggcaaaactcaatattttcacatttcaatacagtgttaaccggctaacaccctgggttaaccggttaacgcagaccaaacaacaattcctgcgctaacacacggcagaatgcagaattccgccgttggaggacttccggacctccgattccgattccgtaaaaagctatacgatcggaaaatcattactcacacaaataccgatttaatttcaactttcagcacagttcatccaacaacatttcaacatttacaaatcccaattagggtcaaattaacggcttatcactacccatgacatattatcccaaaatacccattaatcgacgataaacccccttaccttaacaatccggcgaatctttgagcttcaagcctttccgttcttcaacctttgctcttcagctcctttctcctcttctctgcccttttccctttttcacgattttctctgttttcacgtgaaatgtttttactcccaatgggactttttccttaattccatcttatatatattttccaaataataattattattccaaaataataataattcaaaaaataataataataataaaatttccaattatttaattaaattaattaaattattaactcaattcaaataattattttattattatcggggtgttacaattcTCACATCAGAGGTCACTTAAACATATTAAAAACAGTTAAATTAAATGATGTTAAAATgatatatattaattttttattaaaaataaatcaaattttAGAGTAAAAAGATAtgataaaaaattaaaaaatatcaatattttaaaatgatgaaatttaatattttttaaatactATTATTTGAATAAAAAGTAATTCAATACAAGATTAATGATACGATACAATTTTTTTGATACCGTTaatttatcattatttatttttattattttataaatggttaaaataaaagtcaaatttctTTCAACATCAAACATctataattaattaaatatataaaatattttttttataatatcaatatattttaattaaattaatttaataatatttaaaatattatcatttttttctcattaaaatgatatatttttattTAGTATGGCTTTAAAACAATGAACTAACATTATTTCAAAATCAAAACGAATATTTAGAAGTTAAAAAAAGTAACGATTTAGAATTTATACATAATACTAATATAAAATTTTATTCATTCGTATAAATATAAACAAGTATAGTgaaaatattattattttattcCCGTAAAAAAACATTACTATTTTAGATAAACACTTTAATActcttgatttttttttcaattctCAATGTCACATTAtctttttatttaaaaaaaattaaaattttaaatcaattaaatctAACTAAAACAAAACTAAAGGTATCTAAGAATTTTATACAGACAAGTTGTATAGAATCAGAAAGGATAGGAGAAAGGGTTTATAACTGACATTTGAAGTTTTAAGCTAAAGCGCCATGGATGCTGCGGTGGTTACCAGCGTTGGCATCGGTGTAGGACTATCCACTCCTCGCCGTCTCACACGTTTCTCCAAAAAACCTAACCGCCTCCATTCCTCCGTCTTCTCCGCCCCCAGCAAATGGGCGGAGCGACTCATTTCCGATTTCCAATTTCTCGGCGACACCTCTTCTTCATCTTCCTCCTCTGCCACCGCCGTTACTCTCACTTCTTTCCCACCTCAACTCGATTCTCCTCCCATTGAACGCCACGTGTCACTCCCTCTCGACCTGTACAAAATTCTCGGTGCCGAAACGCATTTTCTCGGTGATGGCATTCGTAGGGCTTACGAAGCGAAATTCTCGAAGCCTCCTCAGTATGCTTTTAGCAACGAAGCTTTGATTAGCCGTCGCCAAATTCTTCAAGCCGCTTGCGAAACCCTAGCTGATCCTGCTTCCAGAAGAGAGTACAATCAAAGCCTCGTTGACGATGACGAGGATTCTTCCATTCTCACTGAAATCCCTTTTGACAAAGTAACATTTCAATTTCATTCAATTCAGTTCAATTTGTTTATGTTACCGTGGGAATATTCTGATTTTTCAAATTGAATTTTGTGTGTTGTAGGTTCCTGGAGCTCTTTGTGTGTTGCAGGAAGCTGGAGAGATGGAATTGGTGCTTAGGATTGGTGGGGGTTTACTCAGAGAGAGGTTGCCCAAGACGTTTAAGCAAGATGTTGTGTTGGCTATGGCGCTTGCATATGTTGACATTTCAAGGGATGCCATGGCTTTGTCCCCATCGGATTACATTGTCGCTTGTGAGATGCTCGAGAGGGCATTGAAGCTTTTGCAGGTGAGTCATAGTACCTCGTCTCACGCCTATAATAATGTCGTTTACTATCATTGAAGTCCTGTTTGATTGAGCTTATTGGATATGAAAAATCTTAACATGCTTTTAGATGATTGATTGATTATAGAAAATTTAAGTGagtgtttttttttttgttgagaAATTTAAGATGTATAAGCGAATTTCAACTTCTATGAGAAGCAATTGTTTGAAAATTCTTTGATATTATAAGACTCCTttaatatttgaattattataAGTATTTGTTGAAAAGTTTATCCATACTTGACTCTAAGAGTAGTATAATTCTTTTACCGTGGAGCATGACCAGTGCCCCTTCATGCAATTCATAAGATTCAGAAtttgcatttattaaaaaatgacaACTTTTTAAGTAGAGCCATGCAATCTAGTGTAAAAATTTGTTAAGAAACTGAGCACaacaattaaaaaaatgcataactatTCATGATGGGTCACTGTAGAAAGTAATGACCTACTCTCACTTACTATATCAATCTTGttagtatcaaagaatattttcTTTTATGTTTGCAATTATTAGATTGTATATTGTATATTGTATGCTTTTTTTTATTAAACTTGTTTATTGTTTAATGAATGTCCATGGATATCTTGAAAGTGGGGCTCGTTTTAAATTTTTGTGTAATCTTTCATTGCTGTACCTAGTTTTCCTAATATTGACGCGATCTTACTCATCACTACTGCCACAAAATTAATATGCTGCTGTTGTTATATTATGCATGTGGAAGTAATAAGTACTAGGGTGAAATTTGTGAATAAAAAACATTTGTCAAGTATAGTATTTCTTTTAAACTTAACTAGTGTTGCATTTCCAGAATCTACACAATATCATGTTTTCCATGTATTTAATGTGCAGTAAAAGCAAAACAATTTGTGTAGTATATAGCTTGAAGACTTGTAAGTTGCAGTTCGGTGCAATATGCTTTCTGACGTCACTCACTTGATCATGTAGGAAGAAGGGGCAAGCAGCCTAGCACCGGATTTACAAACACAAATTGATGAGACACTTGAAGAGATAACCCCACGCTGTGTATTAGAACTTTTAGCCTTGCCTCTTGATGATGATCATCGAGCACGGAGAGAGGAAGGTCTCCAAGGTGTCCGCAACATTCTCTGGGCAGTTGGAGGTGGAGGAGCAGCAGCAATTGCTGGGAGTTTCACTCGTGAAGATTTCATGAACGAGGCATTCCTGCATATGAAAGCAGCCGAACAGGTGTTCATTGAATATTTTGTGCATGTTTTTCTTTCAATTTTCTTTCTCCTCCTGTTAGTTTTTGGTTATCAAGAATTTTCATCTCTTATCTCCAATCTTCGTTTTTTTGAAGGTCGAACTTTTTGTAGCAACACCTAGTAATATTCCAGCTGAAAGTTTTGAGGCGTATGGGGTGGCACTTGCATTGGTTGCACAAGCCTTCGTAGGTAAAAAGCCACATCTTATCCAAGATGCTGATAACTTATTCAATCAACTTCAACAAACTAAGGTAACAAATATTAGGAATGCTCCCTCTCTTTATACTCCCATGGAGATGGAGAAGAGAGAGGTTGATTTTGCATTAGAAAGGGGTTTGTGTGCATTGCTTGTTGGGGAGCTCGATCAGTGTAGGTCATGGTTGGGACTCGATAGTGACAGCTCTCCTTATCGAAACCCATCTATTATTGACTTTATTATGGAAAATGCAAAGGGTGATGATGAAGACAGTGATCTTCCCGGACTATGTAAATTGTTGGAGACATGGTTGATGGAGGTGGTTTTCCCCAGGTTTAGAGATACTAAAGACACAAGCTTTAAGCTTGGAGATTACTATGATGACCCTACAGTGTTGAGCTATCTAGAGAAGCTGGAGGGTGCTGATCGTTCACCCCTGGCTGCTGCAGCAGCCATAGCGAAAATTGGAGCTGAGGCTACTGCTGTTATAGGCCATGTCCAGGCTAGTGCAATAAAAGCATTGAAGAGGGTTTTTCCTGTTAGCCCCAATGATAAAATCTTGACACATTTAGAAAATGGTGAAAAGGATCATTCAAGCCTTTCTGAAAATGATGATCCCCTGATATTTCCAGACCAGGATACTTCAGTTGATGTTGAGGTTTCGGGAATAAAAAATACTGCTGAGATAAATGATGGAAATTTTATTACTGACGAAATTAAAAATGCAAGTGTGAATATCATGTGTGCTGGTGTAGTAATTGGACTCGTAACTTTAGCTGGTTTGAAGTTTTTACCTGCTAGACCCATTATTCAAAAAGTGTCTGGTTCAGCAATTGCATCAGATACTATTAATTTAGGTATGTTTTTTTTAGAATCATCTAATTTAATTGGAGTACTACTAAAGATATTTTCTTATTTCTCAGATCGATTCAGTTATCACATATCTGAAATTAGGTTTTTGTAAGTTCATGATTTAAGTTTCTCACAATAGTTACTTATTGTATACATAACTGATTCAACTGCACAGGTCCTGTAGGAGATGAAGAATTAGTTGAGCAATTACCAAAAATGAATGCAAGGGTTGCAGAAGCTATAGTTCGCAAGTGGCAACATATCAAATCCCAAGCTTTTGGACCTGACCATTGCCTAGTAAGCTTGCAAGAGGTAAGGAATTTAACTGGTCCTTTAAAATGGATATGGTTGTTAGTTATTACACTCTTCCAATTTAGTGTGAATATGACCAATGCACTGGTAATCTGTTTTTTTTCTTCAGTGGTGTTAAACCCGACAATTGTTGAATAACATGTCTTGTTCATTTCATCCTAGACCTCTTGTGCAATTATGCATGTTTATTGTTTTTCCCTTTCCTTGAATCCAAATTTGGTATGAGGGAGTACCAATTAAGCTATGTTTTGAGTTTTTTCGGCATGTGGATAAATCATTTCATAAATTGAAAAGGAAGGAGTGAAATTAGAACTGTCGGGGGAGAATATTTCTATTTTTGTTTGTAGGGAATTTAAAATTGGTTAATGGTAACTATATAATCATTTTAATGATGCAATTATACTCCTTACCACATGATTTGTTTTAATGGGGTTCTAGACTCTAGTCCTCTCCATTGAAAATCTCCCAAACTTAGGTAACTATCTTCTTTCTCTTCCTGGTATGCTTTCTACCCTCACATGATAAAAAAACGGGTGTTGGATTTTCATCTTGTCAACATTTCACAGTAAAACTAAACTAACATTTCAGATTAGATAACATGAGCCCTTCCATGGAATGGATCGGAAATATGTGCATAAAGGGGCAGAGTAACCTTTTCTTGTGTATGTATGTGGGGGATGTTGAGAACCGAGAAGAAACTTCTGAATAAACTGATATGATATTATATTAACTCTGGGCTTTTCATTCTCCAGAACAAGTGCTGAGTCTTAAgcattctctttttttttttttttactttttgtttGACTACTAATAATCTTGAGGCAGTGTTATTCTGGGAATTATCTATTTGGTTTTTTGGACAAACAATTTATCTACCATCTTTGTATATATGAAGTTTTGCTGAAGTTTAAGATCTATCTGCTAGGTGTTGGACGGTGAAATGTTGAAGATATGGACTGATCGAGCAGCTGAGATTGCAGAGCTTGGTTGGTCCTATGACTACAACTTGGAGGATCTCAACATAGATAGTGTTACTATATCACAGAATGGACGACGTGCAGTGGTGGAAACAACTCTCAAAGAATCGATACACCTCACTGCAGTAGGTCATCCACAACATGATGCTTCTAACAGCAGAATCTACACAACAAGATATGAAATGTCTTTTTCAACTTCAGGATGGAAAATTGTTGAAGGAGCAGTCCTTGAGTCATAAGTAGGTTTTGTAACTTGTAACATATGTCAGTTTAGTACACTTGAGTGTCACTCCCTTAAGTCTATCTCTACTGTATTGTATGTACCTATTGTTTTGGGCATGCTTTAAGCACTCATGTAGTCAGGCTGTAAATAC is a window of Lathyrus oleraceus cultivar Zhongwan6 chromosome 6, CAAS_Psat_ZW6_1.0, whole genome shotgun sequence DNA encoding:
- the LOC127097207 gene encoding protein ACCUMULATION AND REPLICATION OF CHLOROPLASTS 6, chloroplastic; amino-acid sequence: MDAAVVTSVGIGVGLSTPRRLTRFSKKPNRLHSSVFSAPSKWAERLISDFQFLGDTSSSSSSSATAVTLTSFPPQLDSPPIERHVSLPLDLYKILGAETHFLGDGIRRAYEAKFSKPPQYAFSNEALISRRQILQAACETLADPASRREYNQSLVDDDEDSSILTEIPFDKVPGALCVLQEAGEMELVLRIGGGLLRERLPKTFKQDVVLAMALAYVDISRDAMALSPSDYIVACEMLERALKLLQEEGASSLAPDLQTQIDETLEEITPRCVLELLALPLDDDHRARREEGLQGVRNILWAVGGGGAAAIAGSFTREDFMNEAFLHMKAAEQVELFVATPSNIPAESFEAYGVALALVAQAFVGKKPHLIQDADNLFNQLQQTKVTNIRNAPSLYTPMEMEKREVDFALERGLCALLVGELDQCRSWLGLDSDSSPYRNPSIIDFIMENAKGDDEDSDLPGLCKLLETWLMEVVFPRFRDTKDTSFKLGDYYDDPTVLSYLEKLEGADRSPLAAAAAIAKIGAEATAVIGHVQASAIKALKRVFPVSPNDKILTHLENGEKDHSSLSENDDPLIFPDQDTSVDVEVSGIKNTAEINDGNFITDEIKNASVNIMCAGVVIGLVTLAGLKFLPARPIIQKVSGSAIASDTINLGPVGDEELVEQLPKMNARVAEAIVRKWQHIKSQAFGPDHCLVSLQEVLDGEMLKIWTDRAAEIAELGWSYDYNLEDLNIDSVTISQNGRRAVVETTLKESIHLTAVGHPQHDASNSRIYTTRYEMSFSTSGWKIVEGAVLES